One Natronomonas moolapensis 8.8.11 genomic region harbors:
- a CDS encoding bZIP transcription factor translates to MSVEGYNVQANRTSAELAPYRAKPIWPSRIVERGRTFVDTPFLAALLVGGWIPVAATLLAVDRAEASTLFVLGQSMACLMVVVGPYDVWYFDRHLLPGFFKDADETLTADDDTVLSSLSRRYDTYYTDYWWVSVGIWAVLVLGVFVVSQPYFLSQGITSPLERVAYLCFFLYWLTIVGLRSHAAVVTVLAIRSFAENATLDIDPLHPDGLGGLSAVGNLAIQTTVIVSLGSFALPLSFQIAAHNAFGGFVYAGVALFVLLVAANFAYPTYKMNRRAQEIRERLLETHKDKIRTLEAQLDMPDDDGEVSVRENQLLQLEIQRERREFRDHQSVQLYPLSIGIITRLVSSLLLPIFFILFEFFITGMIQ, encoded by the coding sequence GTGAGCGTTGAGGGGTATAATGTTCAGGCGAATCGAACGAGCGCCGAACTGGCCCCCTACCGTGCGAAGCCCATCTGGCCGAGTCGGATCGTCGAGCGCGGGCGGACGTTCGTCGACACCCCGTTTCTCGCCGCGCTGTTGGTCGGCGGGTGGATCCCGGTCGCCGCCACGCTGCTCGCAGTCGACCGTGCCGAGGCGTCGACGCTGTTCGTGCTCGGACAGTCGATGGCCTGTCTGATGGTGGTCGTCGGCCCCTACGACGTGTGGTACTTCGACCGACACCTCCTGCCGGGGTTTTTCAAGGACGCTGACGAGACGCTGACGGCCGACGACGACACGGTGCTGTCGTCGCTCTCGCGGCGATACGACACCTACTACACGGACTACTGGTGGGTCAGCGTCGGGATCTGGGCCGTGCTCGTGCTCGGGGTGTTCGTCGTCAGCCAGCCGTACTTCCTCTCACAGGGCATCACGAGCCCCCTCGAGCGGGTCGCCTATCTGTGTTTTTTCCTCTACTGGCTCACGATCGTCGGATTGCGGAGCCACGCCGCGGTCGTCACCGTCCTCGCGATCCGGTCGTTCGCAGAGAACGCGACGCTGGATATCGACCCGCTGCATCCGGACGGACTCGGCGGCCTCAGCGCCGTCGGCAACCTCGCGATACAGACGACCGTCATCGTCTCGCTCGGCTCGTTCGCGCTGCCGCTGTCGTTCCAGATCGCCGCCCACAACGCGTTCGGCGGCTTCGTGTACGCCGGCGTCGCGCTGTTCGTCCTGTTGGTCGCCGCCAACTTCGCGTATCCGACCTACAAGATGAACAGGCGCGCCCAGGAGATCAGAGAGCGGTTGCTCGAAACGCACAAGGACAAGATCCGGACGCTCGAGGCGCAACTCGACATGCCCGACGACGACGGCGAGGTCTCGGTTCGGGAGAACCAACTGCTTCAGTTGGAGATCCAGCGCGAACGACGGGAGTTTCGCGACCACCAGAGCGTGCAGTTGTATCCGCTCTCGATCGGTATCATCACCCGGCTTGTCAGTTCGCTGCTGTTGCCGATCTTCTTTATTCTGTTCGAGTTCTTTATAACAGGGATGATACAGTGA
- a CDS encoding NUDIX hydrolase: MAVDGLWFLADEATQLAEQAYHQLTDAYGMPPLERTYQKRVSRDRFRTLAERIRHNGTPYGAHTLVRRDRGQLLLVRHDGVDLWVLPGGGVDGSESFREAAERELDEEAGIQATYRGLAMLNRIEVTCGSCSTWGVLPIFRAVADTTTPAVSDPDDEISAARWFDPEGLPEDTRDREDLIDAARAMV; encoded by the coding sequence ATGGCCGTCGACGGGCTGTGGTTTCTCGCCGACGAGGCGACCCAACTGGCCGAGCAGGCCTACCACCAATTGACCGACGCCTACGGGATGCCACCGCTCGAACGGACGTATCAAAAACGCGTCTCGCGCGACCGATTCCGGACGCTCGCCGAACGGATCAGACACAACGGGACGCCATACGGGGCACACACGCTCGTCCGACGCGACCGCGGACAGCTCCTGTTGGTCCGTCACGATGGGGTCGACCTGTGGGTGCTTCCGGGCGGCGGCGTTGACGGCTCCGAGTCGTTCCGTGAGGCGGCCGAACGGGAACTCGACGAGGAGGCCGGCATCCAGGCGACCTACCGCGGACTGGCGATGTTGAACCGTATCGAGGTGACGTGTGGTAGCTGTTCGACGTGGGGCGTGCTCCCGATCTTCCGTGCGGTGGCCGACACGACGACCCCCGCCGTCTCGGACCCCGACGACGAGATTAGCGCCGCCCGGTGGTTCGATCCCGAAGGGCTGCCCGAGGACACCCGCGACCGCGAGGACCTCATCGACGCCGCCAGAGCCATGGTCTAG
- a CDS encoding ATP-binding protein encodes MSDLGDFANYEPDDEGTGEDTASAPTTGEETDPQTGPASGTDPESDADDFEPVSVSPVGTDRGIGTISASEGLVVSEDDEETRLRAYVTVDNRSAVRIGRYLVADYPDGERLFCRIVALEYAQEFRSDDATEIHARRAMRSEGIDERDYKFVATLEPVAVLYVEDGELRRRMTDRVPKPETVVRQAEDSAEIKTGLKIPEEGVFVGHLAVGGETVRTAATPPTIDYRLKDDYEAGDPLVFRHTLVAGGTGSGKTHGAKNVLRQYLAEGRRYPTEDGRAVAPALVQFDPQDEYAQLHDDNPEIDADYERRLEREGIAHGGIADTKAFVPKVGDATYAAAHHGAEQVEFTIPFSLVFENPWLVAGSGLNDNQYGALVGVLLPQFRRQYGDEATYEQFRTFLDDPALREELDESGRVHEATFDAIRRRIRGFGSVFDREARPITDLVDAFVRPGGVTTVPTYHINDSRATTTVVLALASLLVDEKLSNDPTHDRIKETPLVVGMDEAHNFLTDADSVQADRVIGKFAEAAKQGRKERLGLFLITQDPQDIADPIFKQINTTVVLNLGDEDAIKAVNIPSNLEGKVPYMEKGQMVVYSPDNSEPVELVGLPRCLTKHGR; translated from the coding sequence ATGTCCGATCTGGGCGATTTCGCGAACTACGAGCCCGACGACGAGGGGACGGGAGAGGACACCGCGTCCGCCCCGACGACCGGCGAGGAGACGGACCCCCAAACGGGACCGGCATCGGGGACGGACCCGGAGAGCGACGCCGACGACTTCGAGCCGGTGTCGGTTTCGCCGGTCGGGACCGACCGCGGCATCGGGACGATCTCCGCCTCGGAGGGACTTGTCGTGAGCGAGGACGACGAGGAGACGCGGCTCCGGGCGTACGTCACCGTCGACAACCGGTCGGCGGTCCGGATCGGGCGGTACCTCGTCGCCGACTACCCCGACGGCGAGCGCCTCTTTTGTCGGATCGTCGCCCTGGAGTACGCCCAGGAGTTCCGCTCGGACGATGCGACAGAGATCCACGCCCGGCGGGCGATGCGCAGCGAGGGCATCGACGAACGGGACTACAAGTTCGTGGCGACGCTGGAGCCGGTCGCCGTGTTGTACGTCGAGGACGGCGAACTCAGACGGCGGATGACCGACCGGGTGCCGAAACCCGAGACTGTCGTCAGACAGGCCGAGGACAGCGCGGAGATCAAAACGGGGTTGAAGATCCCCGAGGAGGGCGTCTTCGTGGGACACCTCGCGGTCGGCGGCGAGACGGTCCGGACGGCCGCGACCCCGCCGACGATCGACTACCGGCTGAAGGACGACTACGAGGCGGGCGACCCCCTCGTGTTCAGACACACCCTCGTCGCCGGCGGGACGGGATCGGGTAAGACCCACGGCGCGAAGAACGTCCTCCGGCAGTACCTCGCGGAAGGGCGGCGCTACCCGACCGAGGACGGACGGGCGGTCGCCCCGGCGCTCGTCCAGTTCGACCCCCAAGACGAGTACGCCCAACTCCACGACGACAACCCCGAAATCGACGCCGACTACGAGCGCCGCCTCGAACGCGAGGGAATCGCCCACGGCGGGATTGCGGACACGAAGGCGTTCGTCCCGAAGGTCGGCGACGCGACCTACGCCGCCGCCCACCACGGCGCCGAACAGGTCGAATTCACCATTCCCTTTTCGTTGGTGTTCGAGAACCCCTGGCTCGTCGCCGGAAGCGGCCTCAACGACAACCAGTACGGCGCGTTGGTGGGCGTGTTGCTCCCGCAGTTCCGCCGGCAGTACGGCGACGAGGCCACCTACGAGCAGTTCCGGACCTTCCTCGACGACCCCGCCCTCAGGGAGGAACTCGACGAGTCGGGCCGGGTTCACGAGGCGACCTTCGACGCGATCAGACGGCGGATCAGGGGGTTCGGGTCGGTGTTCGACCGCGAGGCCCGTCCCATCACCGACCTCGTCGACGCGTTCGTCCGCCCCGGCGGCGTGACGACGGTGCCGACCTACCACATCAACGACTCGCGGGCGACGACGACAGTCGTGCTTGCGCTCGCCTCGCTTTTAGTCGACGAGAAGCTCTCGAACGACCCCACCCACGACCGGATCAAAGAGACCCCCCTCGTCGTCGGAATGGACGAGGCGCACAACTTCCTGACCGACGCCGACAGCGTCCAGGCCGACCGGGTGATCGGCAAGTTCGCCGAGGCGGCCAAACAGGGCCGCAAGGAGCGACTCGGCCTCTTTCTCATCACGCAGGATCCCCAGGACATCGCCGATCCGATATTCAAACAGATCAACACGACCGTCGTGTTGAACCTCGGCGACGAAGACGCCATCAAGGCGGTCAACATCCCCTCGAACCTGGAGGGGAAAGTCCCCTACATGGAGAAGGGCCAGATGGTCGTCTACTCGCCCGACAACTCCGAACCCGTCGAGTTGGTCGGTCTCCCGCGGTGTCTGACCAAGCACGGCCGGTGA
- the pyrB gene encoding aspartate carbamoyltransferase, which translates to MRHDHLISAKQLSRGDIETVLDRAAEIAADPGTVAGRHADTLLGLLFFEPSTRTKMSFDAAMNRLGGDTVDMGSVDSSSVKKGESLADTVRVIEGYTDAIVLRHPSEGSAKLASEFVDVPIVNAGDGAGQHPTQTLLDMYTIRENAGLDDLTIGIMGDLKYGRTVHSLAHALTNFDVSQHFISPESLRLPRGVRYDLHEAGALVREHTGIDDVLDTLDVLYVTRIQRERFPDENEYRQVAGEYRIDADLLKTAKDELTVMHPLPRVDEIAPDVDETAHATYFEQAHNGIPVRMALLDEML; encoded by the coding sequence ATGCGCCACGACCACCTCATAAGCGCAAAGCAGTTATCCCGTGGCGACATCGAGACGGTGCTCGACCGCGCGGCCGAGATCGCTGCCGATCCAGGGACGGTCGCCGGACGGCACGCGGACACGCTGTTGGGACTGCTGTTTTTCGAGCCGAGCACTCGCACCAAGATGTCGTTCGACGCGGCGATGAATCGACTCGGCGGCGACACGGTCGATATGGGAAGCGTCGACTCGTCGTCGGTCAAGAAGGGCGAAAGCCTCGCTGACACCGTCCGGGTCATCGAGGGGTACACCGACGCGATCGTTCTCAGACACCCCTCCGAGGGGTCGGCGAAACTCGCAAGCGAGTTCGTCGACGTCCCGATCGTCAACGCCGGCGACGGGGCGGGCCAACACCCCACCCAGACGCTCTTGGATATGTATACGATCCGCGAGAACGCCGGGCTCGACGACCTCACGATCGGGATCATGGGCGATCTGAAGTACGGACGCACCGTCCACTCGCTGGCGCACGCGCTGACGAATTTCGATGTGAGCCAACACTTCATCAGCCCAGAGAGCCTGCGTCTCCCCCGGGGCGTCAGATACGACCTCCACGAGGCCGGCGCGCTGGTCCGAGAACACACCGGGATCGACGACGTCCTCGACACCCTCGACGTACTGTACGTGACGCGGATCCAGCGCGAGCGGTTCCCGGACGAGAACGAGTACCGACAGGTCGCCGGCGAGTACCGGATCGACGCCGACCTCCTCAAGACGGCCAAAGACGAGTTGACCGTGATGCATCCGCTGCCGCGCGTCGACGAGATCGCACCCGACGTCGACGAGACCGCCCACGCGACGTACTTCGAACAGGCACACAACGGCATCCCGGTTCGGATGGCGCTTTTGGACGAGATGCTATGA
- a CDS encoding translation initiation factor aIF-2B subunit alpha, protein MTGGTDVPPVAVAFLRNDAEILLAQYRGPIAAFADRWTGLVGAADGNADGPENAGLPESATPVRSGDPFTVGAEGTEFVIHPALFECPSRDVELPDRAIDSDWVPATEIHRRETMPGLWRAYDRVRPTPATLSADTEHGSSYISIRAMEIVRDAAGALRAEGVGTDAAWADLTAVAEDVLAARPSMAALRTRVDRILSRAAGDRAAATVVSMAIEEIDAALDADRRAAETARSVVEGETVLTLSRSGTVLPVLAGPPERVVVAESRPDREGIGVAERVAEASVDVAVCVDAAVAHVLATEAIDAVVLGADTVLADGTLVNKVGSRAAAVAANGTETPVYVVTSKDKISPDRTPTFEAGPAEAVYDGDRAIDVHNPTFDATPPASVTGFLTEDGRLDPAEVADVAAEHAALAGWRTGGSESKSSSE, encoded by the coding sequence CGTCGCCTTCCTCCGGAACGACGCCGAGATCCTCCTGGCCCAGTATCGGGGACCGATCGCGGCGTTCGCGGACCGGTGGACGGGACTCGTCGGGGCGGCCGACGGGAACGCCGACGGTCCCGAGAACGCCGGCCTCCCCGAAAGCGCGACGCCGGTCCGAAGCGGCGATCCGTTCACTGTCGGCGCCGAGGGGACCGAGTTCGTCATCCATCCGGCGCTCTTCGAGTGTCCGTCCCGCGACGTCGAACTCCCCGACAGGGCGATCGACTCCGACTGGGTACCGGCGACTGAGATCCACCGGCGGGAGACGATGCCGGGGCTGTGGCGGGCCTACGACCGCGTCCGGCCGACGCCGGCGACGCTCTCGGCCGACACCGAGCACGGCTCCAGCTACATTTCGATTCGAGCGATGGAGATCGTCCGGGACGCCGCGGGCGCGCTCCGGGCGGAGGGAGTCGGGACCGACGCCGCGTGGGCCGACCTGACTGCCGTCGCCGAGGACGTCCTCGCGGCGCGGCCGAGCATGGCGGCGCTGCGCACCCGCGTCGACCGGATCCTCTCGCGGGCAGCGGGCGACCGCGCCGCGGCGACGGTCGTCTCGATGGCGATCGAAGAAATCGACGCCGCCCTCGACGCGGACCGGCGGGCCGCGGAGACGGCGCGCTCGGTCGTCGAGGGGGAGACGGTGCTCACCCTCTCGCGGTCCGGGACGGTGTTGCCCGTACTAGCGGGCCCACCGGAGCGTGTGGTCGTCGCCGAGTCCCGCCCTGACCGCGAGGGGATCGGGGTCGCCGAGCGCGTCGCCGAGGCGAGCGTCGATGTGGCGGTCTGTGTCGACGCAGCGGTCGCTCACGTCCTCGCGACGGAGGCAATCGACGCCGTGGTGCTCGGCGCGGACACGGTGTTGGCCGACGGCACGCTTGTAAATAAGGTCGGCTCGCGCGCGGCGGCGGTCGCCGCCAACGGGACCGAGACGCCGGTGTACGTCGTTACGTCGAAGGACAAGATCAGCCCCGATCGGACGCCGACGTTCGAGGCGGGGCCGGCCGAAGCGGTCTACGACGGCGACCGGGCGATCGACGTTCACAACCCGACGTTCGACGCCACCCCGCCGGCGTCCGTCACCGGCTTTCTCACCGAGGACGGCCGTCTCGACCCGGCCGAGGTGGCCGACGTGGCGGCCGAGCACGCGGCGCTGGCGGGGTGGCGGACGGGGGGCTCGGAGTCCAAGTCGTCGTCGGAGTGA
- the pyrI gene encoding aspartate carbamoyltransferase regulatory subunit, which translates to MTDTELRVSKIEDGTVIDHIAGGQALNVLAILGIDGGSGEEVSVGMNVPSDRLGRKDIVKVEGRELSQNEVDVLSLIAPAATINIVREFEVVEKHRVTRPETVAGVLSCPNANCISTADEPIESRFDVLEEGVRCTYCETIVRESIAAHISAA; encoded by the coding sequence ATGACAGACACCGAACTCCGCGTTTCCAAGATCGAGGACGGAACCGTTATCGACCACATCGCCGGCGGCCAAGCGCTCAACGTGCTCGCGATCCTCGGCATCGACGGCGGCTCCGGTGAGGAGGTGAGCGTCGGGATGAACGTCCCCTCCGACCGACTGGGCCGGAAGGACATCGTGAAAGTCGAGGGCCGCGAGCTGAGCCAAAACGAGGTCGACGTGCTGTCGCTCATCGCGCCCGCGGCGACGATCAACATCGTCCGCGAGTTCGAGGTCGTCGAGAAACACCGGGTGACGCGGCCCGAAACCGTCGCCGGCGTGTTGTCGTGTCCGAACGCCAACTGCATTTCGACGGCCGACGAGCCGATCGAATCCCGATTCGACGTCCTCGAGGAGGGCGTCAGGTGTACCTACTGTGAGACGATCGTCCGGGAGTCGATCGCCGCCCACATCAGCGCCGCCTGA
- a CDS encoding RNA-binding protein: protein MRAVPFHYVDLRTFCYATEDEKRVETALRTYLPEAAELERDVTEGHNGDRIVILSVRLERADDVRYVLSKLTELGELDRLLDELETRIDDNCAFYIGLDKQAAFHGDVALGEGLMLRGKVEAYPAKRERAIETANEALEDLAARADSEN, encoded by the coding sequence ATGCGTGCCGTCCCGTTCCACTACGTCGATCTCCGGACCTTCTGCTATGCGACGGAGGACGAAAAGCGGGTCGAGACGGCACTCAGGACCTACCTGCCCGAGGCGGCCGAACTCGAACGCGACGTCACCGAGGGCCACAACGGCGACCGGATCGTGATTCTTTCCGTCAGGCTCGAGCGCGCCGACGACGTCCGGTACGTCCTCTCGAAGCTGACCGAACTCGGCGAACTCGACCGTTTGCTCGACGAGTTGGAGACCCGCATCGACGACAACTGCGCTTTCTACATCGGACTCGACAAGCAGGCCGCCTTCCACGGTGACGTCGCGCTCGGCGAGGGACTCATGCTCCGCGGGAAGGTCGAAGCCTACCCCGCCAAGCGAGAGCGAGCCATCGAGACGGCGAACGAGGCGCTTGAGGACCTCGCGGCGCGGGCGGATTCGGAGAACTAG
- the trmY gene encoding tRNA (pseudouridine(54)-N(1))-methyltransferase TrmY, with amino-acid sequence MRHFVVRSHDLAAGADVSLNDLPGAGRLDLLSRCVTSALLCSHDIREDVRVSLVVDGYVVGFDGSELRRLNPDERSTAARIRDALAAREGAIGSMAAHPSPGVSIRQGDFESLLGGLGAGRTLVELHADGRPITERAPPEDPVFVLSDHREFTDAEAESLGSAADDRVSLGPEALHADQAITVAHNYLDTGGYTAY; translated from the coding sequence ATGCGCCACTTCGTCGTCCGCTCGCACGACCTCGCCGCCGGGGCCGACGTCAGCCTCAACGACCTCCCGGGGGCGGGCCGCCTCGATCTGCTCTCGCGGTGTGTCACGAGCGCGCTGTTGTGCTCGCACGACATCCGCGAGGACGTCCGCGTCTCGCTCGTCGTCGACGGCTACGTCGTCGGCTTCGACGGGTCGGAGCTTCGCCGGCTCAACCCCGACGAGCGCTCGACGGCGGCGCGGATCCGGGACGCGCTCGCGGCCCGCGAGGGCGCAATCGGGTCGATGGCGGCCCACCCCTCCCCCGGGGTGTCGATCCGACAGGGGGATTTCGAATCGCTCCTGGGCGGCCTCGGCGCGGGGAGAACTCTCGTCGAACTCCACGCCGACGGACGGCCGATCACAGAGCGTGCGCCGCCCGAGGATCCCGTGTTCGTCCTCTCGGATCACCGTGAGTTCACCGACGCGGAGGCCGAGTCCCTCGGGTCGGCGGCCGACGACCGGGTGTCACTCGGCCCCGAGGCGCTGCACGCCGACCAGGCGATCACCGTCGCGCACAACTACCTCGACACCGGCGGCTACACGGCGTATTGA
- a CDS encoding alpha-amylase family protein, whose amino-acid sequence MYGVVTRNEEEACWPDFDRGFYEVKDVSGRSAEPVPDTVSMVSCFGDNAAAEENPDLVPITPDGVRATRERTYFDWAYVCPTHDGYREGLLEIVADCAEVTPDVRLDDVGFPRPEYCYCDRCNERFESWVRARHDRGEGPHPAETTVEDRYEWRAERITEFVEAATDRIPGRSYLTLYPDPYDGHLYERAGLDIEALEAHVDEFVVPLYDTYYGTTYWLEAIAKGFQSRLETPFSVELYAVDVDIDNLIHALEVAEEYGESVLFGYDASNGRAALRRRDADERDGVEW is encoded by the coding sequence ATGTACGGCGTCGTCACGCGGAACGAGGAAGAAGCCTGCTGGCCCGACTTCGACCGCGGGTTCTACGAGGTCAAAGACGTCTCCGGCCGGTCCGCCGAACCGGTCCCCGACACGGTGAGTATGGTCTCCTGTTTCGGCGACAACGCCGCCGCCGAGGAGAACCCAGACCTCGTTCCCATCACCCCCGACGGGGTACGCGCGACCCGCGAGCGGACGTACTTCGATTGGGCCTACGTCTGCCCGACCCACGACGGCTACCGCGAAGGGCTTCTCGAGATCGTCGCCGACTGCGCAGAGGTGACGCCGGACGTCCGGCTCGACGACGTCGGCTTCCCGCGCCCCGAGTACTGCTACTGTGATCGCTGCAACGAGCGCTTCGAGTCGTGGGTCCGGGCGCGTCACGACCGCGGCGAGGGGCCGCATCCGGCCGAGACGACAGTGGAGGACCGATACGAGTGGCGCGCCGAACGGATTACCGAGTTCGTCGAGGCGGCCACGGATCGGATTCCGGGACGGAGCTACCTGACGCTGTATCCCGACCCCTACGACGGCCACCTCTACGAGCGGGCGGGTCTCGACATCGAGGCGCTCGAAGCGCACGTCGACGAGTTCGTGGTCCCGCTGTACGACACGTATTACGGGACAACCTACTGGCTGGAAGCGATCGCAAAAGGCTTCCAGAGCCGTCTCGAGACGCCGTTCAGCGTCGAACTCTACGCGGTCGACGTCGACATCGACAACCTGATCCACGCCCTTGAGGTGGCAGAGGAGTACGGCGAGTCGGTCCTGTTCGGCTACGACGCCTCCAACGGACGGGCGGCGCTACGGCGGCGCGATGCGGACGAACGCGACGGCGTCGAGTGGTGA
- the aglM gene encoding UDP-glucose 6-dehydrogenase AglM: protein MNVSVVGSGYVGTTLAACLADLGHDVTAIDVDETTVERLNAGETTIHEPGLDPLVSAYAGGRLRATTDHAAAADTDLTVLAVGTPATPDGSIDASILLAAAEDLGEAIAEADGYHLVVVKSTVLPDVLEDELVPAIEAASGKTDGEGFGVAANPEFLREGSAVRDFMEPDKIVIGTAGDERALDRLAELYQPLISDWDIPVVETGRREAAMVKYANNAFLAAKVSLINDIGNVCKEFDVDAYEVADAIGLDSRISGEFLRSGVGWGGSCFPKDTAALVAGAESAGYEPTMIEAAIERNDRQPERLLELLDRHVDVDSRRVAVLGLAFKPGTDDVRGTRATPVIEGLLERGAEVVAYDPRAADAMAEVFPDIEYADSAAAALAGAHAAAVVTDWPEFADLDEAFDAMADPVVVDGRRIVERRRGITYEGLTW, encoded by the coding sequence ATGAACGTAAGCGTCGTCGGAAGCGGCTACGTCGGGACGACCCTCGCCGCCTGTCTGGCCGATCTGGGCCACGACGTGACCGCGATCGACGTCGACGAGACGACCGTCGAGCGGCTCAACGCGGGCGAGACGACGATCCACGAGCCGGGGCTCGATCCGCTGGTGTCGGCGTACGCCGGGGGGCGGCTGCGAGCGACAACGGACCACGCCGCCGCGGCCGACACCGATCTCACCGTCCTGGCAGTTGGCACGCCCGCGACCCCGGACGGCTCGATCGACGCGTCGATCCTGCTCGCCGCCGCCGAGGATCTGGGCGAGGCCATCGCCGAGGCGGACGGCTATCATCTCGTCGTGGTCAAATCGACCGTCCTGCCCGACGTGCTCGAGGACGAACTCGTCCCGGCGATCGAAGCGGCCTCGGGAAAGACCGACGGCGAGGGCTTCGGCGTCGCGGCCAACCCCGAGTTCCTCCGGGAGGGCAGTGCCGTCCGGGACTTCATGGAACCCGACAAGATCGTGATCGGCACCGCCGGGGACGAACGCGCCCTGGATCGCCTCGCCGAACTCTACCAGCCACTGATAAGCGACTGGGACATCCCGGTCGTCGAGACGGGGCGGCGCGAGGCCGCGATGGTCAAGTACGCCAACAACGCGTTCCTCGCGGCGAAGGTCAGCCTTATAAACGACATCGGGAACGTCTGCAAGGAGTTCGACGTCGACGCTTACGAGGTCGCCGACGCAATCGGCCTCGACTCGCGCATCAGCGGCGAGTTCCTGCGCTCGGGGGTCGGGTGGGGCGGGAGTTGTTTCCCAAAAGACACCGCCGCCCTCGTCGCCGGCGCCGAGTCCGCCGGCTACGAGCCGACGATGATCGAGGCGGCGATCGAACGCAACGACCGCCAGCCCGAGCGGCTGCTCGAACTGCTCGATCGGCACGTCGACGTCGACAGCCGACGGGTCGCCGTGTTGGGGCTCGCGTTCAAACCCGGCACCGACGACGTTCGCGGGACCCGCGCGACGCCGGTGATCGAGGGGCTCCTCGAGCGCGGTGCCGAGGTGGTCGCCTACGACCCACGCGCCGCCGACGCGATGGCCGAGGTGTTTCCCGACATCGAGTACGCCGACTCGGCCGCGGCCGCGTTGGCGGGCGCCCACGCCGCCGCCGTCGTCACCGACTGGCCCGAGTTCGCCGACCTCGACGAGGCGTTCGACGCGATGGCCGACCCGGTCGTCGTCGACGGCCGGCGGATCGTCGAACGCCGCCGGGGGATCACCTACGAGGGGCTGACCTGGTAG
- a CDS encoding DUF1918 domain-containing protein — translation MAFEKGDRVTFHDKHSEYDGETGEVTQVSETMFGDNTYIVDFEEGQEAGIAEESLDVAEDAADADDE, via the coding sequence ATGGCATTTGAAAAGGGAGACCGCGTGACGTTCCACGACAAGCACAGCGAATACGACGGCGAGACGGGCGAGGTCACGCAGGTCTCGGAGACTATGTTCGGCGACAACACCTACATCGTCGACTTCGAGGAGGGGCAGGAAGCGGGTATCGCCGAGGAGTCCCTCGACGTCGCCGAGGACGCGGCCGACGCGGACGACGAGTGA
- a CDS encoding RAD55 family ATPase — protein MSERLRTGISALDRQLDGGIPAGSVVALTAAPASQAELFLYELTGARDTLYLTIDRTSDAVANSIDAAPTSTGDPTIRDVTGDAPLDNTSKLIAALPDSSNLIVDPIDVVERHEPPRYRKFLNGLQNQVYNTDSLAVLHCLEGHKVPPLRDTTVHMADVVFQLQTKLKGDRVENRLTVPKFRGGKALSDAIKLDLTEAIDIDTSRDIA, from the coding sequence ATGAGCGAACGGCTCCGAACCGGGATCTCGGCTCTCGATAGACAACTCGACGGCGGGATTCCGGCCGGTAGCGTCGTCGCGCTCACCGCCGCACCGGCCAGCCAGGCCGAACTGTTCCTTTATGAACTCACCGGCGCTCGGGACACGCTCTACCTGACGATAGACCGGACGAGCGACGCGGTTGCGAACAGTATCGACGCCGCACCGACTTCGACCGGCGACCCGACTATCCGCGACGTCACCGGAGACGCACCGCTGGATAACACGTCGAAGCTCATCGCCGCGCTTCCCGACTCTTCGAACCTCATCGTTGATCCGATCGACGTCGTCGAGCGGCACGAGCCGCCGAGATATCGGAAGTTCCTCAACGGTCTTCAAAATCAGGTGTACAACACGGACAGTCTCGCTGTGTTACACTGTCTGGAGGGACACAAGGTGCCACCCCTTCGGGATACGACGGTACACATGGCCGACGTCGTCTTTCAGTTGCAGACAAAACTCAAGGGAGACCGCGTCGAGAACCGCCTCACCGTGCCGAAATTCCGCGGCGGAAAAGCGCTTTCGGACGCGATCAAGCTCGATCTCACCGAAGCGATCGATATCGATACCAGTCGGGACATCGCCTGA